A single window of Candidatus Rhabdochlamydia oedothoracis DNA harbors:
- the nhaD gene encoding sodium:proton antiporter NhaD, giving the protein MECFLIVVVFALGYLAIILEYYIRVNKTAVGLLIGAICWTIYMSCKNSSDLYDLGHHISEISQIIFFLIGAMTLVELIDSHRGFKIITDRLRTRSKRKMLWIISAASFFLSAVLDNLTTTILIVSLLRKLIPDRKERFLMVCIVVVAANAGGAWTPIGDVTTTMLWINGQLSSFAVIKALIIPSIISLFLPLIWYSLKLKGKFASGDLQKVEPDEPGAKVVFCLGVAGLIFVPIFKGLTGLPPFMGVILALSVLWIVTDLMHYPHEERKHLRVPHVLTRVDTSGVLFFLGILLSVAALQSAGMLKIVAEWLNKIIDEPALIATLLGIFSAIIDNVPLVAATMGMYPLEVFPMDSSFWHMIAYAAGTGGSILIIGSSAGVAIMGIEKIDFLSYAKKMSIPVGVGYLVGMASYLILRPLLA; this is encoded by the coding sequence ATGGAATGTTTTCTGATTGTAGTTGTTTTTGCCTTGGGGTATTTAGCAATTATTTTAGAGTATTATATCAGGGTGAATAAAACAGCTGTTGGACTGCTTATCGGCGCTATTTGTTGGACGATTTATATGTCATGCAAAAATTCGTCCGACTTATATGATTTGGGCCATCACATCTCAGAAATTTCACAAATTATCTTCTTTTTAATCGGAGCTATGACGTTAGTGGAGCTTATTGATTCTCATCGTGGCTTTAAGATCATTACCGATAGATTAAGGACAAGATCTAAAAGAAAAATGTTATGGATCATTTCAGCCGCTTCGTTTTTTCTTTCCGCGGTTCTCGATAATTTAACTACAACTATTTTAATAGTCTCCTTGCTACGCAAATTAATCCCTGATAGAAAAGAGAGGTTTCTCATGGTTTGCATTGTCGTAGTTGCTGCAAATGCAGGGGGGGCCTGGACTCCAATTGGAGATGTTACAACCACAATGCTCTGGATCAATGGTCAACTTTCTAGCTTTGCTGTTATAAAAGCTTTAATTATCCCATCAATTATCTCATTATTCCTTCCTCTTATTTGGTATTCTCTAAAGTTAAAGGGAAAATTTGCTTCTGGTGATTTGCAAAAAGTAGAGCCTGATGAACCTGGCGCTAAAGTTGTTTTTTGTTTAGGAGTAGCAGGTTTAATTTTTGTGCCTATTTTTAAAGGACTAACAGGCCTTCCTCCTTTTATGGGAGTGATTTTAGCTTTGTCTGTTTTATGGATTGTTACAGATCTAATGCACTATCCACATGAAGAAAGAAAGCATTTGAGGGTACCTCATGTGCTTACTCGAGTAGATACTTCAGGGGTATTGTTTTTTTTAGGAATTTTGCTATCCGTAGCGGCTCTGCAATCTGCTGGGATGCTAAAAATTGTAGCGGAGTGGTTAAATAAAATAATTGACGAACCAGCTCTGATTGCTACTTTATTAGGCATTTTTTCTGCAATTATAGACAACGTTCCTTTAGTTGCAGCTACAATGGGCATGTATCCATTGGAAGTATTCCCAATGGATTCTTCCTTTTGGCATATGATTGCCTACGCAGCTGGAACAGGAGGTAGTATTTTAATCATTGGCTCATCAGCAGGTGTTGCCATTATGGGTATCGAAAAAATTGATTTTCTCTCTTATGCTAAAAAAATGAGTATTCCTGTGGGGGTTGGTTATCTAGTAGGCATGGCGAGTTATTTAATACTCAGACCTCTTTTAGCTTAA
- a CDS encoding KpsF/GutQ family sugar-phosphate isomerase — translation MQEIQEILSRQKQYLAHYFTNLPLEQLQKVIKQCSKVSGLLVLTGVGKSGIIAEKIAMTLISTGTKALYFPPTNFLHGDIGILSEKDLLLLFSRSGETEELLHLVPFAKKRKTFIVAVISHLNSRLSRLADLSIYLPVEKELCPFNLAPTTSTMVQLLFGDLLAISLMHKNQFDLIKYSLNHPAGSIGKKATLKVGDLMFRNQAIPLADPSDKLIDVLFELSDKKCGAILIVDEKKKLLGIFTDGDLRRALQVRGTSALEQPVRDLMTNSIVVVNQDLLAWDALALMQKDPKRYITILPVVLDDRTVIGILRMHDIVQAGIA, via the coding sequence ATGCAAGAAATACAAGAAATCCTTAGTCGGCAGAAACAATATTTAGCGCATTACTTTACCAATTTGCCTTTGGAGCAGCTGCAAAAAGTCATCAAGCAATGTAGCAAAGTGTCAGGGTTATTGGTCCTTACAGGCGTTGGAAAAAGTGGAATTATTGCTGAAAAAATTGCAATGACGCTTATTTCTACAGGAACAAAAGCATTGTACTTTCCTCCCACTAATTTTTTACATGGAGATATAGGGATCTTATCAGAGAAGGATCTGCTTTTATTATTTAGTCGCAGTGGAGAAACAGAAGAGTTACTACATTTGGTCCCTTTTGCTAAAAAAAGAAAAACTTTTATTGTAGCAGTTATTTCTCATCTAAACTCCCGCCTTTCTCGTTTAGCTGATTTATCTATTTATTTGCCTGTTGAAAAAGAATTATGCCCTTTTAATTTGGCTCCAACTACTTCTACAATGGTGCAATTATTATTCGGAGATCTTCTAGCTATTTCTTTGATGCATAAAAACCAATTTGATCTTATCAAGTATTCTCTTAACCATCCTGCTGGTTCGATTGGTAAAAAGGCGACATTAAAAGTAGGAGATTTGATGTTTCGCAATCAAGCTATCCCCTTAGCAGATCCTTCGGATAAACTCATTGATGTTTTATTTGAACTGTCTGATAAAAAATGTGGAGCGATTTTGATTGTAGATGAGAAAAAAAAACTGCTAGGTATCTTCACAGATGGAGATTTACGAAGGGCTTTGCAGGTAAGGGGCACTTCTGCTCTAGAGCAACCAGTGAGGGATTTAATGACAAACTCTATTGTAGTCGTAAATCAAGATCTGCTTGCTTGGGATGCGCTGGCTCTCATGCAAAAAGATCCAAAAAGGTATATCACGATTTTGCCTGTTGTGTTAGACGATCGTACCGTAATAGGTATTTTACGCATGCACGATATCGTTCAAGCAGGAATTGCTTAA
- a CDS encoding NADP-dependent isocitrate dehydrogenase codes for MSKKIPIAVAHGDGIGPEIMKATLHILQEAGAPLDIHSIEIGEQVYNKGILTGIAYNSWEILRHTKAFLKAPITTPQGGGFKSLNVTIRTTLGLYANIRPCISYAPFITTKHPKMDVVIVRENEEDLYAGIEYRQTPDVYKSLKIISRPGSEKIIRYAFAYASHHNRKKVTCFTKDNIMKFSDGLFHKVFDEIAKEYPHIQNEHWIVDIGAAKLADTPEIFDVIVMPNLYGDILSDVAAQISGSIGIAGSANIGDRGAMFEAIHGSAPRRAEQNVANPSALLLGSVLMLLYLEETLLAERIHNAWLKTIEEGFHTYDIFKEGVSKHKMGTQEFASQVIKFLGEKPQYLTPVTYQNKNKFQAVHAHSHSISVQRELVGVDVFTYADKNPTKALTANKWNALALQTISNRGVKIWPDGQSETFCIDQWRLRFLSKDNSCIAKERVLAILEEVSQAGFDSTGSENLYLFDKKPGFS; via the coding sequence ATGAGCAAAAAAATTCCTATAGCAGTAGCCCATGGTGATGGAATTGGACCTGAAATCATGAAAGCCACCTTACATATTCTACAAGAAGCTGGTGCTCCTTTAGATATCCATTCTATTGAAATAGGAGAACAAGTATACAATAAAGGTATTCTAACAGGAATTGCATATAATTCCTGGGAAATACTACGTCATACAAAAGCTTTTTTAAAAGCACCTATTACTACTCCACAAGGAGGCGGTTTTAAAAGCTTAAACGTAACTATTCGTACTACTTTAGGATTGTATGCAAATATACGTCCATGCATTTCTTATGCACCTTTTATCACTACAAAACACCCTAAGATGGATGTAGTTATTGTAAGGGAGAATGAAGAGGATTTATATGCGGGCATTGAATATCGTCAAACGCCGGATGTGTATAAATCGCTTAAAATAATTTCTCGTCCTGGTTCAGAAAAAATCATTCGCTATGCTTTTGCATATGCCTCTCATCACAATCGAAAAAAAGTGACCTGCTTTACAAAAGATAACATCATGAAATTCTCAGATGGATTATTTCATAAAGTATTTGATGAAATTGCAAAAGAATATCCACACATTCAGAATGAGCATTGGATTGTAGATATTGGGGCTGCTAAATTAGCTGATACTCCGGAAATATTCGATGTCATTGTTATGCCCAATCTTTATGGAGATATCCTTTCTGATGTAGCTGCTCAAATTTCTGGATCGATTGGCATTGCAGGCTCTGCAAATATCGGTGATAGAGGTGCGATGTTTGAAGCAATTCACGGTTCTGCTCCAAGAAGAGCTGAACAAAATGTAGCAAATCCTTCTGCTCTTCTCTTAGGAAGCGTCCTAATGCTGCTTTACTTGGAAGAGACTCTATTAGCAGAAAGGATCCATAATGCATGGTTGAAAACAATAGAAGAAGGTTTTCACACATATGACATCTTTAAAGAAGGGGTTAGTAAGCATAAAATGGGGACACAAGAATTTGCCTCACAAGTAATCAAATTCTTAGGTGAGAAACCACAGTATTTGACCCCGGTTACCTATCAAAATAAGAATAAGTTTCAAGCCGTTCATGCTCATTCTCATTCTATTTCTGTTCAAAGAGAGCTTGTTGGTGTCGATGTTTTCACCTATGCTGATAAAAATCCCACTAAAGCACTTACCGCCAATAAATGGAATGCGCTTGCCTTACAAACGATCAGTAATAGAGGGGTCAAAATCTGGCCCGATGGACAGTCAGAGACCTTTTGTATTGATCAATGGCGTCTACGCTTTTTATCTAAAGACAACTCATGTATTGCAAAAGAGAGAGTTCTTGCCATCTTAGAAGAAGTATCTCAAGCAGGATTTGATAGCACAGGCTCGGAAAACCTGTATCTTTTCGATAAAAAGCCTGGATTTTCCTAA
- a CDS encoding transposase, giving the protein MSKQGLNEEQFKILEPQMEKWVNRNHYGRKLAPWRPVVNTIFWVLRTGAPWKDAPRNKEFSHPSTAHAWLGRMQSAGFLDQFLEELLKLAEQLGCIDAQRLSVDGFFFQRTRRRRAS; this is encoded by the coding sequence ATGAGCAAGCAAGGATTAAATGAAGAACAGTTTAAAATACTCGAACCTCAAATGGAAAAATGGGTAAATCGTAACCATTATGGAAGAAAATTAGCGCCATGGAGACCTGTAGTGAATACTATTTTCTGGGTGCTTCGGACAGGAGCTCCTTGGAAAGATGCACCTAGAAACAAGGAGTTTTCTCATCCCTCAACAGCACACGCATGGCTTGGAAGAATGCAATCTGCTGGATTTTTAGATCAATTTTTAGAAGAGCTGCTTAAGCTTGCCGAACAGCTGGGGTGTATTGATGCCCAGAGACTCTCTGTAGATGGTTTTTTTTTCCAGCGGACGCGGAGGAGGAGAGCAAGTTGA
- a CDS encoding peptide ABC transporter substrate-binding protein has product MNHKNSNKNLTVFSCIIKKLRRLVLRNISIFGFITVCIVMLTSSFTLINRIVMLNLHMKTSPKTFDPRKAADVFSSQVIFLLFEGLVKRYPDGSIKLAQAKSYKVSDNKLTHTFTLGDNLWSNGEPVTAYDFEQSWKDTLDPKFPSIGYHQFEPIKNAKKAKEGLVSLNQVGIKALDEKTLVIELEHPTPYFLKLICLPYFYPVNIEQDRKNPNWVIQTGTQFLCNGPFILESFKQGDQIVLNANPQYRKIEDNHPEKIVFNIVESDHVTLEMFKKGKVDMIGDSLTDIPLEEVSELEKKWTFNSEPQPYSVFIYLNTTKQPFNNAKIRKAFALAINRQELLGMLGKGYKKNIKTNSINLAYKTGLCATGLVAPCLKENRCSQFFKDNDAAQANILLNEGMAELGITKEAFKSLTFLYCSRVYGADEIVQIIQQQLAKTFGIFIKLEKLDFSVATDRLNNGDYSMCLGSWLAFYDDPINVLQRFKYKNYKMNRTGWENPKFIELIDRSNYEEGDKRLLTLEEAERVMINDMPVIPLYHRNYIYLMNPELEFNVSLWGDRLLFPLSSEQKEVQKENKHVKKKNSYFFKFTK; this is encoded by the coding sequence ATGAATCATAAGAATTCAAATAAAAACTTAACGGTTTTTTCTTGTATCATAAAAAAACTAAGACGTCTTGTCCTAAGAAATATATCCATTTTTGGGTTTATTACTGTTTGTATTGTCATGTTGACTTCTTCATTTACACTGATAAATAGGATTGTTATGCTTAATTTACATATGAAAACATCTCCTAAAACATTTGATCCCCGTAAAGCAGCAGATGTTTTTTCTTCTCAAGTGATTTTTTTGCTTTTTGAAGGACTTGTTAAACGATATCCTGATGGGTCCATTAAACTTGCTCAAGCTAAATCGTATAAAGTATCAGATAATAAGCTTACCCATACATTTACTTTAGGAGATAACCTTTGGTCTAATGGTGAGCCTGTTACCGCTTATGATTTTGAGCAGTCGTGGAAGGATACTCTTGATCCTAAGTTTCCTTCGATAGGATATCATCAATTTGAACCTATTAAAAATGCAAAAAAAGCTAAAGAAGGACTTGTTTCCCTAAACCAGGTAGGTATAAAAGCTCTAGATGAAAAAACCCTTGTGATTGAGCTAGAACACCCGACTCCTTATTTTCTTAAATTAATTTGTCTACCTTATTTTTATCCTGTAAATATTGAGCAAGATCGAAAAAATCCTAATTGGGTAATCCAAACAGGCACTCAATTTTTGTGTAATGGACCTTTTATATTGGAAAGCTTTAAGCAAGGGGATCAAATCGTTCTAAATGCTAATCCTCAATATAGAAAAATAGAGGATAACCACCCAGAAAAAATCGTATTTAATATCGTCGAAAGTGATCATGTAACATTAGAAATGTTTAAGAAAGGAAAAGTTGATATGATTGGTGACTCTTTAACGGATATTCCTTTAGAAGAGGTGTCTGAGCTAGAAAAAAAATGGACCTTTAACTCAGAGCCACAACCTTATTCTGTATTTATTTATCTCAATACAACCAAACAACCTTTTAATAATGCGAAGATTCGAAAAGCTTTTGCTTTAGCCATTAATCGCCAAGAATTACTAGGAATGTTGGGGAAAGGATATAAGAAAAATATTAAAACGAATTCCATCAATCTTGCTTATAAAACTGGTCTGTGCGCAACAGGTCTAGTAGCTCCTTGCTTAAAAGAAAATCGATGTTCCCAATTTTTCAAAGATAATGATGCGGCTCAAGCTAATATTTTGCTTAATGAAGGAATGGCTGAGCTGGGTATTACCAAAGAGGCTTTTAAATCACTGACTTTCCTTTATTGCTCCCGGGTTTATGGAGCAGACGAGATAGTACAAATTATTCAGCAGCAATTAGCAAAAACTTTTGGAATTTTTATAAAACTAGAAAAGCTAGATTTTAGCGTTGCTACAGATAGATTAAATAATGGTGACTATTCCATGTGCCTTGGTAGCTGGCTTGCTTTCTATGACGACCCAATAAATGTCCTTCAAAGGTTTAAGTATAAGAACTATAAAATGAATCGCACGGGTTGGGAAAATCCAAAATTTATCGAGCTAATCGATCGTTCTAATTATGAGGAAGGAGATAAGCGTTTACTGACTCTAGAAGAAGCAGAAAGAGTTATGATCAACGATATGCCAGTTATACCTTTGTACCACAGAAATTATATATATCTTATGAATCCAGAATTAGAGTTTAATGTCTCTCTATGGGGAGATAGATTGCTGTTTCCGCTATCCTCAGAACAAAAAGAAGTACAAAAAGAGAATAAACACGTAAAAAAGAAAAATTCTTATTTTTTTAAATTTACTAAGTAA
- a CDS encoding DUF4277 domain-containing protein, translating into MVEVSEGEIQTTVMDHHGLVAGICQDLKIAERIDNRLPSGPQRKVSPGIAAVVMIINGLGFTNRTLYLAHQFFASKPIERLLGVGLKAKDIVVPIQSDRKIFCFVLSY; encoded by the coding sequence ATGGTAGAGGTTTCAGAAGGAGAAATTCAAACGACAGTAATGGATCACCATGGCTTAGTGGCTGGCATTTGTCAGGACTTAAAAATTGCTGAAAGGATTGACAATCGTCTGCCATCAGGCCCTCAAAGGAAAGTTAGTCCAGGAATAGCAGCGGTGGTTATGATCATCAATGGTCTGGGTTTTACGAATAGAACATTGTATTTAGCTCATCAATTTTTTGCATCCAAGCCAATAGAAAGGCTCCTAGGAGTTGGTCTTAAGGCCAAAGATATAGTGGTTCCGATTCAATCGGATAGAAAAATATTTTGTTTTGTGTTAAGCTATTGA
- a CDS encoding helix-turn-helix domain-containing protein — protein MADLEHKLKHPKDYSERNRLCVILGYDEGISTKNLAKTLRISPITVQEYLREL, from the coding sequence ATAGCTGACTTAGAACACAAGTTAAAGCATCCAAAAGACTATTCTGAACGGAATAGGCTTTGTGTAATTTTGGGCTATGATGAGGGTATCTCAACAAAAAATCTTGCTAAAACACTCCGGATAAGTCCTATCACTGTTCAGGAATACCTCAGAGAATTATGA
- a CDS encoding transposase, protein MKKGVQKTLQTSGKQLRLHFAGALCLTGMKIFTEEYKTVDADAMLDFFKKLEKQTEARIIHVILDNARSNKNRPFA, encoded by the coding sequence ATCAAAAAAGGCGTTCAAAAGACTTTGCAGACATCCGGGAAACAATTGCGATTGCATTTTGCTGGAGCTCTTTGCCTGACAGGAATGAAGATTTTTACAGAGGAATATAAGACAGTTGATGCCGATGCAATGCTCGATTTTTTCAAGAAGCTAGAAAAACAGACAGAGGCTCGAATTATTCATGTAATTTTGGATAATGCGAGATCAAACAAAAATAGACCTTTTGCGTAG
- a CDS encoding dihydrolipoamide acetyltransferase family protein, with protein MSGEIKVLLPKLGESIHSAVILQWFKKVGDVVQLDEPLLEVSTDKLSSEIPSPIAGILQEICAEVDQEVQIGDLLAIISTEDRQTNKNLEKNNPSPISINAKRNQYFFSPALLRLAREHKLNLEELQKITGTGSGGRVTKQDLELYLEKRTVKEKGSLQSIERLQMTGMRKAIADNMVRSFYEAPHATLITEIDITNVVQCIQKEKQIFLEKCQAKLTLTSFIARALIKALQEFPLLNSSLDKDTILMKRFINLGIAVSVKQGLLVPVLKGAQDLSLPKIAQGISALSHKARMGKLVPDDVTEGTITITNFGMSGVQIGIPIIRYPEVAIIGVGASYRKVIPREDDSLAICSMINLSLTFDHRVLDGMYGCAFLNALKHHLETDKEL; from the coding sequence ATGAGCGGAGAAATAAAAGTACTATTACCTAAATTAGGAGAGAGCATTCACAGTGCTGTTATATTGCAGTGGTTTAAAAAAGTAGGAGATGTGGTTCAATTAGATGAGCCTTTATTAGAAGTTTCTACCGATAAACTTAGTAGCGAGATCCCTTCACCTATAGCAGGTATTTTACAAGAAATTTGTGCAGAAGTAGATCAAGAGGTTCAAATAGGAGATCTTTTAGCAATTATTTCTACAGAGGATAGGCAAACAAACAAAAATCTGGAAAAAAATAACCCTTCGCCGATTTCGATCAATGCTAAGAGGAATCAATATTTTTTTTCACCCGCTCTTTTACGATTAGCTAGAGAACATAAACTGAATTTAGAAGAGTTGCAAAAAATTACAGGAACAGGTTCTGGAGGGAGAGTCACTAAGCAAGACTTAGAGCTTTATCTAGAAAAAAGGACTGTAAAAGAAAAGGGCTCTTTGCAATCTATAGAAAGATTGCAAATGACTGGTATGCGCAAAGCGATAGCAGATAATATGGTGCGCTCTTTTTATGAAGCACCTCATGCTACGCTGATTACAGAAATAGATATTACAAATGTGGTGCAATGTATCCAAAAAGAAAAACAAATTTTTTTAGAGAAGTGCCAAGCAAAACTTACCTTAACCAGTTTTATTGCTAGAGCTTTAATTAAAGCCCTTCAAGAATTTCCTTTGTTAAATTCCTCTCTAGATAAAGATACCATTTTAATGAAGAGGTTCATTAATTTAGGGATTGCGGTAAGTGTTAAACAAGGGTTGCTTGTACCTGTTTTAAAAGGAGCTCAAGATTTGTCTCTTCCAAAAATTGCTCAAGGGATCAGCGCTCTATCTCATAAAGCTCGGATGGGAAAATTAGTACCTGATGATGTAACCGAAGGCACAATCACCATTACAAATTTTGGTATGTCTGGTGTGCAAATTGGAATTCCCATCATTAGATATCCCGAAGTTGCCATCATTGGTGTAGGGGCTAGTTATAGAAAAGTGATTCCTCGGGAAGATGATAGTCTTGCCATTTGCAGTATGATTAATCTTTCTTTAACCTTTGATCATCGCGTACTTGATGGTATGTATGGTTGTGCTTTTTTAAATGCGCTAAAGCATCATTTAGAAACGGATAAAGAACTCTAA
- the lpxK gene encoding tetraacyldisaccharide 4'-kinase — MFRVVQKEKKPFFFIPFFFLISAFFSLGVRLRHLAYDKGLLKVHKLPTCVVSIGNIAAGGTGKTPLIQKMIKHLDPKIRLAILTRGFLSKIETSGRVEKISDGKGCTLPVQYCGDEPYLLAKTTSVPIWVGKNRIESGYRAITEKMQCLILDDGMQYRRLARNLEIIVIDAKDPFGQKKFLPSGLLRDTPSRLDRADWIIANHIDSACQYEELKKEISLYTLAPVIGMNVVVCNPQEVTGKKVGVFCALGRPERFLQTVREIGCGIVDCVFLPDHTAFGLNELNLFAKRCKDKAGEMIVCTEKDWVKLSSFRCCIPVIALRVELEIVAGHAIWQEMLAKIEFFSNKGHR; from the coding sequence TTGTTTCGAGTTGTTCAAAAAGAAAAAAAACCTTTTTTTTTCATCCCCTTCTTTTTTTTAATAAGTGCTTTTTTTTCTTTAGGAGTGCGATTAAGACATTTAGCCTATGATAAGGGTTTGCTTAAAGTACATAAGCTTCCTACTTGTGTAGTCAGTATTGGGAATATTGCAGCTGGAGGAACCGGAAAAACACCACTGATTCAAAAGATGATAAAGCATCTTGATCCGAAAATCAGATTAGCTATTCTTACAAGAGGATTTCTTTCAAAGATTGAAACCTCTGGCAGAGTAGAAAAGATTTCTGATGGAAAAGGATGTACTCTACCCGTTCAGTATTGTGGAGATGAACCCTATCTTTTAGCAAAGACAACCTCAGTACCTATTTGGGTAGGCAAAAATCGTATTGAAAGTGGATATAGAGCCATTACGGAGAAAATGCAGTGTTTAATTCTAGACGATGGGATGCAATATCGAAGGTTAGCGCGGAATCTAGAAATTATTGTGATTGATGCAAAAGATCCTTTTGGTCAAAAAAAATTTTTGCCAAGTGGTTTATTACGTGATACTCCTTCCCGATTAGACCGAGCTGATTGGATTATTGCCAATCACATTGATTCAGCTTGTCAATATGAAGAATTAAAGAAAGAAATATCTTTATATACTTTAGCGCCAGTTATTGGCATGAACGTTGTTGTTTGTAATCCACAGGAAGTGACTGGAAAAAAAGTAGGGGTATTTTGTGCTTTGGGCAGGCCAGAGCGTTTTTTACAAACCGTAAGAGAGATAGGATGTGGTATTGTAGATTGTGTATTTCTACCAGATCACACGGCTTTTGGGCTAAATGAGCTTAATTTATTTGCTAAGAGATGTAAGGATAAAGCAGGAGAAATGATTGTATGTACAGAAAAGGATTGGGTTAAACTATCCTCTTTTAGATGTTGTATACCTGTAATTGCTTTGCGTGTAGAATTAGAGATTGTAGCCGGGCATGCTATCTGGCAAGAGATGTTAGCTAAAATAGAATTTTTTTCAAATAAAGGGCATCGATGA
- a CDS encoding D-sedoheptulose-7-phosphate isomerase produces MQKEIEHAVDEAIRAIVLLKEEKSMSFIENASQLIAKCFTKGGKLLIAGNGGSLCDAMHFAEELTGQFRYARKALPAIALSDPGHLSCTANDMGFDFVFARAVEAFAKPEDLFIALTTSGNSTNLFKAMLTARKRGLKTISFLGKTGGKLKGVADLEWIVSGFEFSDRIQEAHMTAIHIIIEQVEVLLFQTEPRAICVSS; encoded by the coding sequence ATGCAAAAAGAAATCGAGCATGCAGTTGATGAAGCAATACGCGCTATTGTACTTTTAAAAGAAGAAAAAAGCATGAGCTTTATCGAAAATGCCAGTCAATTAATTGCTAAGTGTTTTACAAAAGGTGGTAAATTATTGATTGCAGGTAATGGAGGGAGTTTATGCGATGCCATGCATTTTGCAGAGGAGTTAACGGGGCAATTTCGTTATGCAAGAAAAGCTCTACCAGCTATTGCTTTAAGCGATCCAGGCCATTTAAGTTGTACAGCAAATGACATGGGATTTGACTTTGTTTTTGCAAGAGCAGTAGAAGCTTTTGCTAAACCAGAAGATCTTTTCATCGCTTTAACGACAAGTGGTAATTCCACAAATCTATTTAAAGCCATGTTAACGGCACGAAAAAGAGGTCTGAAAACAATCTCTTTTCTTGGTAAAACAGGAGGTAAGTTAAAAGGGGTGGCTGATCTGGAATGGATCGTTTCCGGGTTTGAGTTTTCAGATCGGATTCAAGAAGCCCATATGACTGCCATTCATATTATTATAGAACAAGTAGAGGTATTGCTTTTTCAAACAGAGCCAAGAGCTATTTGTGTTTCTTCTTAA
- a CDS encoding aspartate-semialdehyde dehydrogenase produces MILLYPPVKIALIGATGIVGREILGLLEKRHFPIKTLRCFASLDSKDKSILFSGENIPLETLSKDKLHNIDLAIFCTKKEVSSKWIPYLARQKTIIIDNSAAFRLDPHVPLIIPEINLAELANHNYIIASPNCSASIMLMALFPLHQYIPIQRIQVATYQAVSGAGFHAMQELISATQAVLEKKAYTPKALPFPSAFNLFLHNSTLNADGYVDEELKMLQETRKILSNPHIRVNATCVRVPVLRAHSQALNVTFTQEICPEKAYELLEKAPGIKVHEDRLKNRFPMPIDVAGQNDVYCGRIRKDLSYANTLDLWVVGDQILKGAALNTIQIAEHLL; encoded by the coding sequence ATGATCTTATTATATCCCCCCGTAAAAATCGCTCTTATCGGAGCTACTGGTATTGTTGGAAGAGAAATATTGGGTCTTTTAGAAAAACGTCATTTTCCGATCAAAACACTACGCTGTTTTGCTTCTTTAGATTCAAAAGATAAATCCATTCTATTCTCCGGAGAAAATATTCCATTAGAAACCCTTTCCAAAGATAAATTACACAACATCGACCTAGCTATTTTTTGCACAAAAAAAGAGGTTTCTAGTAAATGGATCCCCTATCTTGCTAGGCAAAAAACCATTATAATCGATAACAGCGCTGCTTTTAGGCTTGATCCACATGTACCTCTTATCATCCCAGAGATTAATTTAGCAGAGCTAGCCAACCATAATTACATTATTGCTTCTCCTAATTGCTCTGCTTCGATCATGTTAATGGCTCTTTTTCCCTTGCATCAGTACATTCCCATTCAAAGAATTCAGGTAGCTACTTACCAAGCGGTTAGCGGTGCTGGATTTCACGCTATGCAAGAGTTAATTTCTGCTACACAAGCTGTATTAGAAAAAAAGGCTTATACGCCAAAAGCGCTACCTTTTCCATCTGCATTTAACCTATTCTTGCATAACTCTACATTAAACGCAGATGGCTATGTTGACGAAGAATTAAAAATGCTACAAGAAACTCGAAAAATTCTTTCCAATCCTCATATTCGGGTAAATGCAACCTGTGTACGCGTTCCTGTTTTACGAGCACATTCTCAAGCTTTAAATGTCACCTTTACTCAAGAAATCTGTCCAGAAAAGGCTTATGAACTTTTAGAAAAAGCTCCTGGTATAAAAGTACATGAAGACCGCTTAAAGAATCGTTTCCCTATGCCAATTGATGTTGCAGGGCAAAACGATGTGTACTGCGGAAGAATCAGAAAAGATCTTTCCTATGCTAATACTTTAGATCTGTGGGTAGTAGGGGACCAAATACTGAAAGGAGCTGCTTTAAATACGATACAAATTGCAGAACACCTTCTTTGA